The Desulfotomaculum sp. genome window below encodes:
- a CDS encoding spore gernimation protein gives MIFDCLMDRCSFTFLIRHPCRLMRLQAANERGFLRLRDKIIISATIAATIFIIGFAAGCGQIKNTQPPGGQNMIAKAQEATPKTMDVAVYYVKKTNKDFCLVRESHTVAYTRRVARAALEELINGQPFTENAFTVLPRETRIRGISINNGLASVDFSSEVLKAEPESGVGALGIQGIVNTLTEFPTIEQVAFKVDGTLDQQAREWWGNGSLSETPYKRDLSNVLEPAVWITMPVKEELVDIPMKVAGYTRIVDAPINLRIVTGSGVKLAEGCARASADNPGRGEFSTYLKFQRPSVDSGYLEVFHCGSEKKCKELNKVRIPIKFNQTAATS, from the coding sequence CGACTGTTTAATGGACAGATGTTCCTTTACTTTTCTTATTAGACATCCATGCCGTTTAATGCGCTTGCAGGCTGCTAATGAAAGGGGTTTTTTAAGATTGAGGGACAAGATTATTATTAGCGCAACGATTGCAGCAACGATTTTTATCATAGGATTTGCCGCCGGCTGCGGGCAAATAAAGAATACGCAGCCGCCCGGCGGTCAGAACATGATCGCAAAAGCGCAGGAAGCGACACCTAAAACAATGGATGTGGCTGTTTATTATGTAAAGAAGACAAACAAAGATTTCTGCCTGGTCCGGGAATCACATACCGTTGCCTATACACGGCGTGTGGCCAGGGCTGCCCTGGAAGAGTTGATTAACGGGCAGCCATTTACCGAAAATGCATTTACCGTCCTGCCGCGCGAAACCCGGATAAGGGGGATCAGTATAAACAATGGGCTTGCCAGTGTCGATTTTTCCAGCGAGGTTTTAAAAGCCGAACCTGAATCCGGAGTTGGCGCTCTTGGGATTCAAGGCATAGTCAACACATTAACCGAATTTCCCACGATTGAACAGGTGGCTTTCAAGGTTGACGGGACCCTGGATCAGCAGGCAAGAGAATGGTGGGGAAACGGCAGCCTTTCCGAAACACCGTATAAGCGTGACCTGTCTAACGTTTTGGAGCCTGCCGTCTGGATCACGATGCCTGTAAAGGAGGAACTTGTGGATATTCCCATGAAAGTCGCTGGTTACACCCGGATTGTTGACGCACCAATTAATCTGCGAATTGTCACCGGGAGCGGGGTAAAACTTGCCGAGGGTTGCGCCAGAGCATCCGCAGATAATCCCGGCAGGGGCGAGTTCTCAACTTATCTTAAATTCCAAAGGCCGTCTGTTGACAGCGGATATCTGGAAGTATTCCATTGCGGCTCAGAAAAAAAATGTAAAGAGCTTAACAAAGTACGCATTCCGATAAAGTTCAACCAGACGGCAGCCACGAGCTAG
- a CDS encoding N-acetylmuramoyl-L-alanine amidase produces the protein MCIKKVVCLINNVVAVLDPGHGGFDSGAIGPNGTFESDIALSVAFQAEKYLSPSVKVHLTRRDNKSLANDAAMDLKERASIAKKACANCFVSIHCNNEKDKNNSGVVTYHNTGNEKARRLAASIHNKLVPAVGLFSRGLREKDHDVLNYSACPSALVELAYISNYQEEALLKTADFQDRAAWAIASGIASYLGFYLNPIPDFPETPFEKLSKRFSLNNRCSGNDPVTWDEFAAVLKKLGFL, from the coding sequence ATGTGCATAAAAAAGGTGGTGTGTTTGATTAATAACGTTGTAGCTGTACTGGACCCCGGGCATGGGGGATTTGATTCCGGAGCAATCGGGCCTAACGGAACGTTTGAGTCGGATATCGCTCTGTCTGTAGCTTTCCAGGCCGAAAAATATTTGTCACCCTCTGTAAAAGTCCACCTGACCCGAAGGGATAACAAATCTTTGGCCAACGATGCGGCAATGGATTTAAAAGAGCGTGCTTCAATTGCAAAAAAAGCCTGCGCCAATTGTTTTGTTTCAATTCACTGCAATAATGAAAAAGATAAAAACAACAGTGGAGTAGTAACCTACCATAACACAGGAAACGAGAAAGCGAGACGCCTGGCGGCAAGTATTCATAACAAATTGGTCCCAGCTGTTGGCCTGTTCAGCCGTGGCTTGAGAGAAAAGGACCATGACGTTTTAAACTACAGCGCCTGTCCATCAGCATTGGTCGAACTGGCCTATATTTCCAACTACCAGGAAGAAGCTCTGCTGAAAACAGCCGACTTCCAGGACAGGGCTGCCTGGGCTATAGCAAGCGGTATCGCCTCATATCTGGGTTTTTACCTGAATCCAATTCCCGATTTTCCTGAAACACCCTTTGAAAAACTTTCGAAAAGATTTTCCCTGAATAACAGGTGTTCAGGAAATGATCCTGTTACCTGGGATGAATTTGCCGCTGTTCTTAAAAAACTTGGTTTTCTTTAA
- a CDS encoding DUF1540 domain-containing protein, with translation MPHGIECKIEECYHNSTGKCTADSIMVRSSVADKKCSMSENTCCETFKSKKMF, from the coding sequence ATGCCGCATGGAATAGAATGTAAAATTGAAGAATGCTATCACAACAGCACAGGCAAATGCACTGCTGACAGCATAATGGTCAGATCAAGCGTTGCCGATAAAAAATGCAGTATGTCGGAGAATACTTGCTGCGAGACTTTTAAGTCCAAAAAAATGTTTTAA
- a CDS encoding oxidoreductase encodes MLKLRVGIIGAGMAFERLHYPAYQELPDRYEIKAICDEDKRKADYWAKKLILDNSTVYSDYKEMVKRDDLDVIDIMAPIGMNYRVTHDVASLLTGSHKSIICEKPLAATMDEAKAAAELPQKYHVPIMIAENYRYNEEINIIRDYVGEKRIGETFYFVQNRVVDFLGEVASDRFPSAEWRQRPDFPGGAILDTGVHEFAALRHIFGAIDKVQAFGQHQSYDYAPYSVICVNMLFKSGVIGTFSFFCSGKEVQRPLVGLRIFGASGMIYLEERNCGTVNVAHNNGDYERIPYRPQRGFFNELLNFYQAASGNEPISVTPEMEFGDTYTVLQILKSIGTDEIIWLDKEAEYKPDYGAIHRNTAREPRAGKSNFS; translated from the coding sequence ATGTTGAAATTAAGAGTTGGAATAATTGGGGCAGGTATGGCGTTTGAGAGGCTTCATTACCCCGCCTATCAGGAATTGCCGGACAGATACGAAATAAAGGCCATCTGTGACGAAGATAAAAGAAAAGCGGATTATTGGGCTAAAAAACTTATCTTGGATAATTCAACAGTTTACTCCGACTATAAGGAAATGGTCAAAAGAGATGATCTCGATGTAATCGATATCATGGCGCCCATTGGAATGAATTACCGTGTTACACATGACGTCGCCTCGCTTTTAACCGGCTCCCACAAATCAATTATCTGCGAAAAGCCCCTTGCCGCAACTATGGATGAGGCAAAAGCGGCTGCCGAACTGCCTCAGAAATACCATGTCCCGATAATGATTGCGGAAAACTACAGATATAATGAGGAAATCAACATAATCAGGGATTACGTCGGAGAAAAAAGGATCGGCGAAACGTTTTATTTCGTCCAGAACAGGGTCGTCGATTTTCTTGGTGAAGTTGCCAGCGACCGGTTTCCGTCTGCTGAGTGGCGGCAGCGCCCCGATTTTCCCGGCGGGGCAATCCTGGATACGGGAGTTCACGAATTTGCAGCTTTAAGGCATATCTTCGGGGCGATTGACAAGGTGCAGGCTTTCGGACAGCACCAGAGCTATGATTACGCCCCCTATTCCGTGATTTGTGTCAACATGCTTTTTAAAAGCGGTGTCATCGGCACTTTTTCATTCTTCTGCAGCGGAAAAGAGGTGCAGAGACCCCTGGTTGGACTGCGTATCTTCGGCGCCTCCGGGATGATTTATCTGGAAGAAAGAAACTGCGGAACAGTAAATGTTGCCCACAATAACGGTGATTACGAGCGTATCCCTTACCGTCCTCAGCGCGGCTTTTTCAACGAACTGCTCAACTTTTACCAGGCGGCAAGCGGAAACGAACCTATTTCCGTCACCCCTGAGATGGAATTCGGGGATACCTACACCGTCCTTCAGATTTTAAAGAGCATCGGGACGGATGAGATTATCTGGCTGGACAAAGAGGCTGAATACAAACCCGATTACGGCGCAATACACAGAAATACAGCCAGGGAGCCGCGTGCGGGTAAATCTAATTTCAGCTAG